The stretch of DNA CAGCTACAATTTGAGCTAAACTTCCGGACAGCGACGCGCGGTATAAATGTGATGTATACGCGTATGCAGTCGGTGCTGGTTTGAAATTCTCGATTTCAGCTTCTGTAATCTGTAAAATTTCTGCGTGCTCCTTATGCACCGTAAGTTCTGCTTCAGCGGTCTTCTTTGCTTTTTCTGCCAGTTTAGCGGCAATATGAAAGTCATCTGAATGAGCAGCCGCAAAAGCATGCACCTTCCCGTAATGTTTCAAATAATAGATATCTTGTAGAATATAATTTTTGAATGTTTCTAGTGGCAAATCACCACTTACGACCTTTTGTACAAATGGATGATTTAAACTTAACTGCCAGCTTTCTTTTGTTGCCTCACGCAATGAATCTGAAAAAAGCATAGAAAATCCCCCTTAATTTTGTTTAATAGCCTACTTCTACAACTGCGTTAACAATATACATTAAATCGTTTTTATCCTGCTGATCTTCCAAGAAAATCCCACTAGTTGTTGCCAAGCCTCCAGGTAAGACCTCAACAGTGACTGTACCATAAGGAATTAATTGTTTTATTTTGTCGTGATCCAATTTTTCCGTATCTAATGGAATACCCAGTTTTACATTTACTTTCATCTTATTTAAGTCAGCATCTGGTAAGATCTTCTTCATTCCTGGCATAGAATTGCTATGGATTGCATTCATTACAGCTCTTTCTGATGCAATATTCACGTTCTGTCCATGAACATCTACTCCTGTTCCTGTCTCGACAAATAGAAGATTTTCCAATTACTTTTCCTCCTTCGATAATGATACATATCCTTATAGTTCGTGAACTTGTTTGTATTTTTCTACTTTTTCATCAGTTAGAAAGTATATTTCATCGAGTAATGCCGGAATAAATGTTCCAGGCCCAGATGCTTTTTCCATTGCTAATTCAGCTGCAATACCATAACTTGTCACAGCATATATACCTGCTTGATAAAAGTCATCAACTACACTCACAAAAGGTCCGACAAAAGATGAAAGTAAACATCCGCTAGCCGTAATGTTTTGTAGCATTTCATGCCCGTTTGTACATAAAGCAGTTCGCTTACCATCTGTCACAACGTCAACTTTTCCAGTTGAGATGACAACCGTATCATATTTTTTAGCGACAGTTTTTGCGATTTCTGGTTCGTTTTCTTGAATAATGGAATCTGGCCCCTTTGCTTTTTCTAGCTTACCTGCCAACACAGCTATTTCCCCAGCATTAGCACGTATTGCAGCTAGCTTTACCGTTTTAAGTATGTCATCAATGATCTCCGTCCGAAAATCTGTACCTCCAACTGCAATGGGATCAAGAATAACTGGAACCCCATTCTTGTTTGCTGCCATTCCAGCCTTTAACATTGCTTCTCCCCGGTCTTCCGTTAATGTCCCCAGGTTTAGCACTACCGCGTCGGCGATTTCTCCATACTTTTTAGCTTCTCTTGGAGTATGAGACATCGCAGGTGACGCTCCGATAGCGATTAAGCCATTAGCAGAAAAATTAGATGCAACTTCATTGGTTATATTAAAAATAAACGGTTTATCTTGTTTAATCTTAGCAATAGCATCCACCAAAAATTCTCCTCTCCTATTAATTTAGAATAAAGAACAAATAAACCACCCCAAAATGGAGTGGTTTTATATACAGCTACAGAATAGGTATAGTCGCCAACTCCACTTTCCTACGCTGGTATTAACCAGTTCAGGTTCAAAGGGATCAAGAAATGCATCTTATCTCAGCCAAAATGGCACCCCTAGTGGATTTTTTTTTATTCTACCTACATCTTAGTTGATTTTTTCGTAAAAGTAAAATTATTCATATGAGTCAATTTTCATCGATGCTAAGTAATGATTGTTTTAAAAAGTTTGGATTATAATAATGACTTGGTGATATCCGAATGACATGATCCCTTAAAAAAACTTAAATACACGCACAAATGTAGATTTTCAAACTGAGACTAATTTAAAATAGCAACTCGTTTTGCAATCATATCAACGTTTCTTAGCATTTATTTTATAAAAACAAACGACGAAATAAAAAAAGTTTTAAAAAGGTATTGCTTTTTTATAGTTCTATGGATATAATATTACTTGTCCTTGATTTTAAGGATTGTCTGGTAGCGATAGCGAGAAGGTCACACCTGTTCCCATGCCGAACACAGAAGTTAAGCTTTTCAGCGCCAATGGTAGTTGGGGTTTTACCCCTGCAAGAGTAGGACGCCGCCAGGCAAGGATAATTTATCCTTAGATTGGATAGAATATGTAAGTATAACACATAGAAGTGTATGACCATATTTTCCATATCATAAGTCATATCGCGGGGTGGAGCAGTCTGGTAGCTCGTTGGGCTCATAACCCAAAGGTCGCAGGTTCAAATCCTGCCCCCGCAACCAAATTATTTACTATTACTTGAGTAAGATCCAGATTCACCATTGAAATACTGGATGCCATACATAAGTAAAAAAAGTTGGTCCGGTAGTTCAGTTGGTTAGAATGCCTGCCTGTCACGCAGGAGGTCGCGGGTTCGAGTCCCGTCCGGACCGCCATGAAAATTATATTAGAAGTTGTAGAACACATGGTTTGAATTGAAACCTGTGTTTTTTTAGTTTGTAGACATTATTTAGTCGTCCAATTTTTTTCTTTTTTCTTTTGTTTTTGCTATGATAGTTGGTAGTGAAGATAAAGAATGGTGATGTGAAATGGATGAGTTTTCTTTTATAGATTCGATTAAGCCGACATATTATCGACAGCCTTCTCTGTTAAAAGGAATTGGAGATGATGCTGCTGTTTTTCGTAGTTCAAAGGATATTGTTACGGCAGTAGATACTTTTGTAGAGGATGTACATTTTTCCCGTTCTACAATGGAACCGTATCATATCGGCTATCGAGCATTAGGGGCCAATATAAGTGATTTAGCAGCAATGGGAGCTTCACCTAGTTTCTATTTAGTATCTATTGTAATACCAAAGAATTGGACTCAAGCGGAGCTATCTCAGATATATTCAGGTATGGATGATTTAGCATCAAAGTATCATATGGATATTATTGGTGGAGATACTGTTTCCGGTAAGCAATTAACCATCTCTATTACAGTAATTGGATATACGATCACAAATAAAGCGCGATATCGTCAGCATGCAAAAGAAGGAGACATTGTCTTTGTTACGGGGACATTAGGAGACTCTCTAGCAGGGTTTCATATTCTGACCAGCGACAATGAAAACAACCGATATGTTGATCAAGATTTTTATATTCATCGGCATCGAAAACCGGAACCGAGAGTGGCTTTTGCGCAAGCTCTAGAAAGTCTGGACAGAGTATCTTTAAATGATGTAAGTGATGGGATTGCCAATGAGGCAAGTGAGATCGCAGAAGCTTCTAATGTGTCCATTGTATTACGTGAAAATGATATACCAGTTGCACCTTCCTTTTATCAATTTACGTATGAGCAACAATATCAGTGGAAATTGTCTGGTGGAGAGGATTTTGAACTCCTAGGGACAGTGGCTAAAGGTGACTGGGCTGTTGTAAATGAAGCTGCTGAGAAGACAAATACCCAATTGACGGTAATTGGAAGTGTTGTAGAAGAAGAAAAGCATCCTGTTTATATAGAAGATAATGCTATGCGTAAAGTGCTTAAGAAAAGCGGATATACGCATTTGAAGTAGGTGAATTAAATGAAAATACAGCTTGGTTCTCCGGAAGAAACAAAATCATTCGGCGAAAGACTAGCTAAGTCGTTGCGTCCGGGTGATGTTATTACGTTAGAAGGTCAGCTAGGTTCTGGTAAAACAACGTTTACGAAAGGAATTGCTTCTGGACTAGAAGTTAAGCGTCATATTACGAGCCCTACGTTTACAATTGTGAAAGAATACCGTGGGAAAATGCCTTTATATCATATGGATGTGTATCGTTTAGAGGATTCCCTGGAGGACATTGGTTTTGATGAATATTTTCATGGAAATGGAGTCTCTGTAGTGGAATGGGCTGGATTTATTGAGCCATTCTTACCCGTGGATCGTTTAGAAATATCTATTCATTATACGGAAAATAAAGATATGCGTGTAATTGATTTGAAACCTCATGGGTCTCACTTTGAACAAGTAGTAAATGAATTAAAAGGTTAGGAGTTAATGTATGAATATACTTGCAATCGATACTTCCAATCAAGTATTAGGTGTGTCATTATTAAACAATGGAGAGATACTAGCTGAACTTACAACTAATATCAAGAAGAATCATTCTGTTCGTTTAATGCCTGCTGTAGAAAGTCTTATGCAACAGGTATCTATGCAACCGGAAGAACTTGATCGAATTGTAGTAGCAAAAGGGCCTGGCTCTTACACGGGAGTAAGAATTGGCCTATCTACAGCAAAGACAATGGCATGGGCTTTAGAAATACCAGTAGTAGGAGTCTCTAGCTTAGAGGTACTTGCTTATCAAGGGAAGTTCTTTAGTGGAATTATATGTCCTTTCTTTGATGCGAGGAGAGGATTAGTATTTACTGGTGGATATCAATTTAACGATAATAAAATTGAAAAAGTGATTGAAGAAGAAAATTTACTTATGACCTCCATGCTGGATAAATTAAAAAAGCAGGGGGAAAAGGTAGTATTCTTGAGTCCGGATATTGAACAATTTAAAGAATTAATTAAAGAGGAACTAGGAGATTTAGCAATTATTCCTGAACCTATCTATCATCTTCCAAAAGCTTCGCACTTAGGGCTTGTAGGGATGAATTTAGAACCGGAAGCTATTCATGAGCTCGTTCCTAATTATCTACGTTTAGCAGAAGCAGAAGCGAATTGGCAAAAGAGTCAGAAGGAACGTCAAGTAAATGAATAATATAACGATGCGTCCAATGGAACTTGCTGATATACCTGAAGTTTTACATGTAGAAAATGCATGTTTTCAAACACCTTGGACAACGGATATTTTTTATCAAGAATTAATAGAAAATGCTCATGCGTATTATTATGTCGTTGAAGTCGAACGTACAGTTGTTGGTTATATTGGTTCGTGGATGGTGTTAGATGACGCACAAATAACGAATTTCGCTATTCTACCAAGTTATCGCAGAAATAAATTAGGTGAAAAGTTATTTCGTTATTTGATGCAGATTGCCATAGCAAAAGGAGTCGAGCGCCTATCCTTAGAAGTACGTGCATCAAACATAGCGGCGCAATCCTTATATAGAAAATTTGGTTTAGTTCCTGGTGGAGTTCGTAAGAGGTATTACACGGATAATCACGAGGATGCTATTGTAATGTGGGTGAATCTGAAATGAAAAAAGATACGATTATATTAGGTATAGAAACAAGTTGTGATGAAACCGCAGCCTCTGTAGTAAAAAACGGTAGAGAGATTATGTCCAATGTAGTTGCATCTCAAATTGAAAGTCATAAACGCTTCGGAGGAGTAGTTCCTGAAATTGCATCAAGGCATCACGTTGAACAAATTACACTTGTGCTTGAACAAGCAATTACTGAGGCTGATGTTACTTGGGAAGATATAGATGCAATCGCAGTTACAGAAGGACCAGGATTAGTAGGAGCTTTATTAGTAGGTGTAAATGCAGCGAAAGCATTAGCGTTTGCTAAGAAGAAACCATTAGTTGGGGTTCACCATATTGCTGGTCATATTTATGCAAATAGACTAGAGCATGAATTTGTGTTTCCGATGTTAGCCCTTATTGTTTCTGGTGGACACACAGAATTAGTCCTAATGAAGGAACATGGAGACTATGAATTAATAGGGGAGACAAGAGATGATGCTGCAGGAGAAGCATATGATAAGGTCGCCCGTATGTTGAAATTGCCTTATCCAGGTGGTCCACAAATTGATCGCTTAGCTGCTAAAGGTGAGGAAACGATTGAATTTCCTCGTGCTTGGTTAGAAGCAGATAGTTATGATTTTAGTTTTAGTGGATTGAAGTCTGCCGTTATAAATAAAATTCATAACGCAAAGCAACGTGATTTGACGTTAAGTGCAGAAGATATTGCTGCAAGTTTTCAAGCGAGTGTTGTGGAAGTACTGACAGAAAAAACATATCGTGCAGCGAAAGAATATAACGTAAATCAAGTTATTGTAGCGGGTGGAGTAGCTGCTAATACAGGTTTAAGAAAAAGCCTAGAGAAACGTTTCTCAGGCGAAGATTTTCCATTATATATTCCACCAATTCAATTATGTACAGATAATGCTGCAATGATTGCCGCAGCAGGTACGATATCGTTTGAAAAGGGGCATCGTTCATTACTCGATTTAAATGCAAATCCTTCACTTATACTGAGTTAGTCACAGGTTATTCACAGGGGTGTGGATATATCCTGTAGATAAGCTACATTATCATCTTTTAAATGTGGATGAAAAAAGTGGATAACTGTTCATTCGGCTGTGGATTATGTGTGTAACTTTTGCTGATTCGAGGTTTTTAGACATTTTTCGAGCTTTTCGTTGTGGATAAGTATTTGGTTAAAGAAGGATATTAACAGGAAGAAATTTGGTGGGAATCCGATGAATAAAAAACAAAATTATTATTTTCAAACTGATTTGATTCTACTCTTTTTAGGATTTGTAATCATTAGTCTATTGGCTATTTATAACGCGCAGCAAATTGATCAAGCTAATACGAATTTTGTCATACGGCAAATTGCTTTTTTTAGTATTGGTGTTTGTTTTGTAGCTGCGATTCAATTTATCGACCTCGAACAGTTGTATAGAGGAAGTATATATATTTATATAGGTGGAGTTCTCTTGTTAGGGCTGTTACTTATCAGTCCTGATGCAATTGCAAGGGAAATTAATGGTGCAAATAGTTGGTTTACCTTACCTGGATTATCCATTCAACCCGCCGAATTTGCCAAAATGTCGACGATATTATTTCTAGCAGCAACGATAACGGGACATAAAGAAAAGACAGAAGTTCAAACGATGAAAACGGATATTATGTTATTACTTAAACTAATAATCTATACAATGATACCAGTCGGATTAATTATGCTACAACCTGATTTTGGTACCTCGATGGTGTATTTGTTTATTGCAGGAATGATGATAATTTTATCAGGTATTAACTGGAGGATTATTGTTTCCTTAATAGTTGGCTTGGTATCTCTAGCAGGAGCTGCTATTGGAGCAATTATTCGATTTCCGCAGTTTGCAATTGATGTTCTTGGAGTAGCACCATATCAAGTGGATCGAATTATGACATGGTTTGATCCGTCACAACAATCAGCAGATGCGACATTTCAGTTTGAACGATCACATATGTCATTGGGTTCTGGACAATTATTTGGTAAGGGAATGAGTAGTCTAGAAGTACAATATCCAGAAGCACATACAGATTTTATCTTTTCTGTAATAGGAGAGAGCTTTGGATTTATTGGAAGTGCCATTGTAATTTTTCTTTACTTTATGCTTCTATACCGTTTAGTAACCTTAGGCTTAAGCATCTATAAACATTCTCCTTTTGGCACATATTTCTGCTTTGGATTTTTAAGTTTGATGCTGGTCCATGTGTTTCAAAATATCGGAATGACAATTGGAATTATGCCAATAACAGGAATTCCATTGCTACTTATTAGTTATGGAGGTAGTTCTGTCATGTCCACCATGTTAGGATTGGCAGTAGTTTACCGAGTTGCAGTTGAACATACGATACAAAATGATTATCTATTTAAATAAAAGCTATAAAAAAACTCTCTAAATCCAACATTGTGGATAAAGAGAGTTTTTTACTCTTATTATGAGTTTGATTCAACTAGGTTGCCTATGAAATTGGTCGATAAATGTTACTCCATCTTCATAAATGGTTGCGATAGCTGAATGTATTTTTTGAGAAGATATTTCGGTAATCTCAAATTGAATATTTTTATAAAGTAGGTTTGGCTTCTCATGATTGGCAGGGATATAGCCTAATTGATCGATTAAAAAATCACTTAACGTATCATAATCCTCTACTGGGAAAGTGATGCCTAGTATACCTTCTAATTCGTACAGTGGAGAATTAGCATGAATTCGGTATCTATTTCCAGCCAGTTGTTGGATGAAGGAAGGTTTATTCAATACATAGCTATCATCTTCTTGAAGTACATCAGTAACCATTTCTTTGACCATATCTTCTCTTGTAATAAGTCCTTCAGTTCCACCATATTCATCTAAAACAATTGCAAGTGTGATCTGTTCTTTTTGCATATCTTTAAACGCAAGGTCTACACGTTGTGATTCTAAGATAAAGAACGGATCATGCATGATATTTCGAAGCTGAAACTTGGTAGCATCTTTATAATTATGTAAATAAGAAAGTACGTCCTTTACGTGGATAATTCCTATAATTTGATCGATATCTTCTTCAATTACAGGATATCTGTTGTAAGGCTGGTTTATAATCACATCCATTACTTCTTCATAAGAAGAATCTACTTCAAGCACACACATATCTATACGATGAATAACGATATCCGAAATATGTTTATCATTAAATTCATAGATGTTTGTTTCAGACTCAACTGATGGGTGCTCCTTTGCATTTTTAAGCACACTTGTATTGATTACCAGCAGACCCTTTTTCCAAGCAACAAAACATACTATGCCTACAATAAGAAAAAACAAACTAATCAGCGCTATCGTCAAAAGTTAACGACCTCCATGATTTATTATTAGCAAACAAACGAAACAAGCTGTATATATAAAAACAGGCAAGTATATACTTACCTGTAAATATTATAAATGAAGATGAATATTTTTTCAATTGTCTAACTCTTCTAGGCTTGTCCAATGCTCCAATAGATCATCAAGTTTTTGTTTGTACATGTTGGTTTCTTCGGTTAACTCTAATGCTTTTTCGTGATCTTCATATACTTCTGGTAATGTCATTTGTTCTTCTAAATGTGCAATATGCTCTTCTGTCGTTTCGATCTGTTTTTCAAGTTCAGCGATTTGTCTTTTCCGTTTTCTTTCTTCACTTTGTTTCTGCTTTTCTTCTTTAAAACTTCTTTTTTTATCGGAAACCGTTGTTGATTGTACTTCTTTCTCCATCTGAAGACGAGCAAGTTCTGCTTCTTCTGCTTTTTTCTCTAGATAATAATCATAGTCACCAAGGTACATTTTAATTCCTTGTGGATTCATTTCGGCTACTTGATCTGCGATTCGATTAATAAAATAGCGATCATGTGAAACAAAGATAATTGTACCCGGGAAATCAGCTAATGCACCTTCTAACACTTCTTTACTATCAATATCTAAGTGGTTCGTTGGTTCATCTAGAATAAGTAGGTTTGCTTTTTGCATTTTTAATTTAGATAAAGCTAAGCGTGATTTTTCACCACCACTTAATGCAGAAACGACTTTTAATACATCATCCCCAGAGAATAAGAAATTGCCTAGTATCGTACGAATATCTTTTTCATTCACTAGAGGATACTCATCCCACAATTCTTGAAGGACGGTTTTGTTCGAGTGAAGTTCGGTTTGTTCCTGATCATAGTACCCGACTTGTACATTTGTTCCTAATTGGATGTCTCCGTCAAAAGGAAATTCTTTCTCCACAATGGTCTTCAGTAACGTTGTTTTTCCGATTCCATTCGGACCAACTAATGCGATACGTTCACCGCGATTTGCATGAAGGTTTACATGGCGGAATGTAGGTTCTTGTTGTTCTTCATATCGGAAGCCTAGATTAGAAATTTTTAATACATCATTGCCACTACGACGATTAATTTGAAATGACATCGAAGCGGATGATTCATCACCCATTGGACGATCCATCTTGTCCATTTTTTCTAATTGCTTTCGTCTACTTTGTGCTCGTTTTGTAGTGGAAGCACGGACGATATTCTTTTGAATGAATTCTTCCATCCGTTTAATATCCGTTTGTTGTTTTACGTATTCTTTCATTTCTTGTTCGTAATCAAGTGCTTTTTGTTCCAGGTATTTACTATAGGTACCATGATATTTTCTCGAATGATGTCTAGAAATTTCATAAACGATAGATACCGTTTTATCAAGAAAATAGCGGTCATGGGAAACAATCACAATTGCACCAGGATAATTAACGAGATAACCTTCCAACCATGTTAGTGTATCAATATCGAGATGGTTTGTAGGCTCATCGAGGATGAGTAACTGAGGTTTTTGTAGCAATAATTTACCAAGAGCGAGTCTTGTCTTTTGTCCGCCACTTAATTCGTTAATCGGCGTTTCATAATCATAATCACCAAATGAGAGACCAGTAAGTACCGATTTTATATCCGATTCATACGTATAACCACCATCTGATTGATAGCGAATTTGTAATTCATCGTATTCTTTCAGAATGGCTTGGTAACTCGTTTCATCTACTGCAGTAGGATCTGCCATTTTAATTTCTACTTCACGTAACTTTTTTTCCATCTGTTTTAAATGGGAAAATACATCTTCCATCTCATTCCAAATGGTTTTACCTGATTCTAACTTCATATGTTGCGATAGATAACCATAGGTAAGATCTTTCGGTTTGAAAAACTCTCCTTCATCATGAGGGAGTTCATTTGCCATTATTTTTAGCAGTGTCGATTTTCCTGCACCATTTCTACCGACGATGGCAATACGATCTTGGTCTTTAATTTCTACTTTTATATTAGACAAAATCTCTTCTGCGCCAAAAGATTTTGATATTCCGTTTAATTGCATCAGTATCATTTCATTGTCACCTCATAATACTAGTTTAGCTTATCGCCAAAGAAGCGACAATATTATTGTGAAAAATGTCACGACTTCTAAGGAATAATCTGTTAAAATAAATATAGTATGATAATTATTCTAAGCATTGAAAAGAGGAAGGTCGTATGGAACAAAACAAGATTCCGCAAGCAACTGCAAAACGCTTGCCATTATATTATCGTTTCATTAACAACTTAAATCAACAAGGTAAAAAGCGTGTATCATCAAAAGAATTAAGTGAAGCGGTTAAAGTAGATTCCGCAACCATTCGTAGAGATTTCTCTTACTTCGGTGCACTAGGTAAAAAAGGATATGGATACAATGTTGAATATTTACTAGGTTTTTTTAAGAGTACATTAGACCAACATGAAATAACAGAAGTAGCGTTAATTGGTGTTGGAAATTTAGGAACAGCTTTCTTACATTATAATTTTATGAAAAATAATAATATCCGTATTACCATTGCATTTGATGCTGATGAAAATAAGGTAGGCACCGATATCGGAGGAGTTCCAGTCTATCATATTGATGAACTAGGGGAAAGGTTAAAGAATACAGAGGTTGCTATTCTGACGATACCTGCTGATGAAGCAGATGCAATTGCTAATCAACTTGTTGAGCATGGCGTTAGTGGAATATTAAACTTTACCCCAGCAAGAATTACAGTACCTAGTCATATTCGTGTGCATCATATTGATTTAGCGATTGAGCTTCAATCACTCGTGTATTTTCTTAAACATTATTCTTTAAACTAATTATTTCATTATTTTAAATCAATTATTATGTAAGCGTTTATCCTTATATTAATGAGAAAAGTAGACTGTGAATACAGTCTACTTTTTCTTTCTTAATTTATTGTGATAACCTATCATTTTAAAGGAAACAAAGAAACACAAAGCAGAAACTGCTGCAAAAATAAGTGTAACAGAATTCCAAACAGTGCTTTCCTTACTTTGAACCCCAAAGTATATAAAAGCAATTCCTACAAGAAAGTATAGAACTGCTCTTGTTAGAAAGGGATGTCTCATGGATTAACCTCCAAAGAAAATCATTTGCATCTCATCTAAAATACGTTGCATTTCTTCAGGATCAATATTATATTGTGCTAACAAAACAAAGGTGTTCATACCTGCGTGTACAATAATAGGAACGATAATTCGTTTTGTCTTTACATAAAGAAAAGCAAATACAAATCCCATGGATGCGTAAATTAAAATATGCTTAGGGTCTAAGTGAATAAACCCAAATATAACCGCTGATAGTAACCCCGCAAAAAAGAAATTCATTCGTTTATAAAGCTCTCCAAAAATAATCTTTCGGAATATAATTTCTTCTAAAATGGGAGCAAAGATAGCCGGTACGATCATGAATATAGGTGCTGCTCGAGTGATATCCATAATTTGTTGTGTGTTTTCGGAACCTGGGTCAATCCCGATGGCTATTTCGATTTGAGCAGCAATACCTTGTGCGAATAAAGCCATAAAAATACCAGCTATAGACCACAGTATTATACTTTCAATTCCTGCTGCCTCGTTATTTCGCATTTGCATATCTGGTTTAAGAAAATATAGCGTTATAACGATTGCTAGGGCAAAGGAAAATATCGACCAATAAATAGTTGCATCATTGATAGAAAAACCGAAAACGACTGCTAAAATCGGTGCAAAAAGCAACCCAGAAAACTGCATAATAATATATGTAAGAATGACATACCAATATCTACGACTCAAATAAAACGCTCCTTTATCATGTACTGTACTAATTAATATAGTTTAACATATGCATATATAGTTATTATAATCAGAACACGCTATTAAATGAAAAGAAAATGAAGTATTATTTTTTTGTGATTGATTTATGAAATTGTTTAGCATTTGTTATATAAAAAATATAATATCTTCACTCTATTTTGCTTGCATTTTTTTATAGAATTAATTATTATAATAATTGTGATTAGCACTCATCTATGAAGAGTGCTAATAAAATAAAATGATATCGAATTAAGGAGGCAATTCTACATGATTAAACCATTAGGAGATCGTGTTGTTATCGAACTTGTTGAACAAGAAGAAACAACTGCAAGCGGAATCGTACTTCCAGACTCTGCAAAGGAAAAACCGCAGGAAGGTAAAGTAGTAGCAGTTGGTTCTGGACGTGTAGAAAATGGAGAAAAGATTGCTCTTGAAGTTTCAGAAGGAGATCGAATCATTTTTTCTAAATTTGCTGGTACAGAAGTGAAATATGAAGGTACAGAATACTTAATTCTTCGTGAAAATGATATTTTAGCTATTATTGGCTAAACTCTTATGAAAAATTTAGATTAAAACGATAAATACGTAACTACATTCAAGGAGGAATAAAGAATGGCTAAAGACTTAAAATTTAGTGAAGACGCTCGTCGCGCAATGCTACGTGGTGTAGATACATTGGCAGATGCAGTAAAAGTTACGCTTGGACCAAAAGGACGTAATGTTGTATTAGATAAAAAATTCGGTTCACCTCTAATTACAAATGATGGTGTTACGATTGCAAAAGAAATTGAATTAGAAGATGCATTTGAAAACATGGGTGCTCAATTAGTATCTGAAGTTGCATCAAAAACAAATGATGTTGCTGGTGATGGTACTACAACAGCGACTGTACTTGCTCAAGCAATGATTCGTGAAGGATTGAAAAACGTAACTTCTGGTGCAAACCCAGTAGGAATCCGTCGCGGTATTGAAAAAGCTGTTGAATTAGCAGTTCAAGAATTAAAAGGAATTTCACAACCAATTGAAAGTAAAGAAGCTATTTCACAAATTGCTGCCGTATCTTCTGGAGATGAAGAAGTAGGTCAATTGATTGCTGAAGCAATGGAACGTGTAGGTAACGATGGTGTTATCACTATTGAAGAATCTAAAGGTTTCAACACAGAGCTTGAAGTAGTAGAAGGTATGCAATTTGATCGTGGATATGCTTCTCCATACATGGTTACTGACCAAGATAAAATGGAGGCTGTTTTAGAAGATCCTTATATCTTAATAACAGATAAGAAAATAGGCAATATCCAAGAAGTATTACCAGTGTTAGAGCAAGTAGTTCAACAAGGTAAACCTCTTCTAATGATCGCTGAAGATGTAGAAGGAGAAGCACTTGCTACATTAGTAGTAAATAAACTTCGCGGTACA from Oceanobacillus iheyensis HTE831 encodes:
- a CDS encoding YdiK family protein, which produces MRHPFLTRAVLYFLVGIAFIYFGVQSKESTVWNSVTLIFAAVSALCFFVSFKMIGYHNKLRKKK
- a CDS encoding CPBP family intramembrane glutamic endopeptidase; the encoded protein is MSRRYWYVILTYIIMQFSGLLFAPILAVVFGFSINDATIYWSIFSFALAIVITLYFLKPDMQMRNNEAAGIESIILWSIAGIFMALFAQGIAAQIEIAIGIDPGSENTQQIMDITRAAPIFMIVPAIFAPILEEIIFRKIIFGELYKRMNFFFAGLLSAVIFGFIHLDPKHILIYASMGFVFAFLYVKTKRIIVPIIVHAGMNTFVLLAQYNIDPEEMQRILDEMQMIFFGG
- the groES gene encoding co-chaperone GroES; translation: MIKPLGDRVVIELVEQEETTASGIVLPDSAKEKPQEGKVVAVGSGRVENGEKIALEVSEGDRIIFSKFAGTEVKYEGTEYLILRENDILAIIG